A genomic stretch from Sphingobacterium sp. ML3W includes:
- a CDS encoding amino acid permease, producing MSNQENSQDFKKSLGLLDATMLVAGSMIGSGIFIVSSDIARNTGSAGWLMAVWLICGFMTLAAALSYGELSAMFPKAGGQYVYLKEAYGPVVSFTFGWTFFAVIQTATIAAVGVAFAKFTAYLFPVLDEDVYLLVIGNYHISSAQVLAIAVILLLTFINTGGVKNGKTVQTVLTLIKILSLVLLVIFGFAAFDLEVWNQNWSSGRMWNLQRLNVDGSTSNYATFGAFGAISAALVGALFSSDSWHSSSAVAGEIKNPQRNIGLSLALGTLIVTVIYILTNLMYTGVLTIEQMASAPKDRVAMLVAQEIFGPVGIAILAIMIMVSTFGCNNGLILAGARIYYSMAKDGLFFKRTATLNKNAVPAYALWLQAVIASIWCLTGKYGDLLDMITCVVVMFYVLCIIGIFWLRYKRPAVPRPYKAFGYPFIPAVYILMGISFIILLVIYKPQFTWPGIIITLLGIPLYYFVKQKEVKT from the coding sequence ATGAGCAATCAGGAAAATAGTCAAGATTTCAAAAAGTCATTGGGTTTATTGGATGCAACGATGCTCGTTGCCGGAAGTATGATCGGTTCAGGGATCTTTATTGTATCCTCGGATATCGCCCGCAATACAGGTTCTGCCGGTTGGCTGATGGCGGTGTGGTTGATCTGCGGATTTATGACTTTAGCCGCCGCTTTGAGTTATGGCGAGCTCAGTGCCATGTTTCCGAAAGCTGGTGGTCAGTATGTTTATCTTAAAGAAGCCTATGGGCCGGTGGTCAGTTTCACGTTTGGATGGACTTTTTTTGCTGTGATCCAAACGGCTACGATTGCAGCTGTGGGGGTGGCTTTCGCTAAGTTTACAGCTTATTTATTTCCGGTACTGGATGAAGATGTTTATTTGCTGGTGATAGGAAACTATCATATTTCATCTGCTCAAGTGTTGGCTATCGCTGTTATTTTGCTGCTCACCTTTATTAATACCGGCGGTGTAAAGAACGGTAAAACAGTACAGACAGTACTGACATTGATCAAAATATTAAGTTTGGTACTGTTGGTCATTTTCGGTTTTGCGGCTTTCGATCTGGAGGTCTGGAATCAAAACTGGTCTTCAGGGCGTATGTGGAATCTACAGCGATTAAATGTGGATGGATCGACATCAAATTACGCTACTTTTGGTGCATTTGGAGCCATATCTGCGGCATTGGTAGGGGCATTGTTCAGCAGCGATTCCTGGCATTCATCTTCCGCTGTAGCAGGTGAAATCAAGAACCCGCAACGTAACATTGGGTTGAGTTTAGCTTTAGGTACCCTGATTGTAACCGTGATCTATATTTTGACCAATCTGATGTATACCGGTGTATTGACGATTGAGCAAATGGCCAGTGCGCCTAAAGATCGCGTGGCTATGCTCGTGGCGCAAGAAATCTTCGGTCCCGTTGGAATCGCCATCTTGGCGATCATGATTATGGTCAGCACTTTTGGCTGTAATAACGGACTGATTCTGGCTGGTGCAAGGATCTATTATTCCATGGCTAAGGATGGCTTGTTTTTTAAGAGGACAGCGACCCTAAATAAGAATGCTGTACCGGCTTACGCGTTATGGTTACAGGCGGTGATAGCTTCAATATGGTGTTTAACAGGTAAGTATGGCGATTTATTGGATATGATAACCTGTGTGGTTGTCATGTTTTATGTGTTGTGCATCATCGGAATTTTTTGGTTGAGATATAAGCGCCCCGCTGTACCGCGGCCGTATAAAGCATTTGGCTATCCTTTTATACCGGCCGTCTATATTTTGATGGGGATCTCGTTTATTATTTTGTTGGTTATCTATAAACCGCAATTTACCTGGCCGGGCATTATCATCACGCTTTTGGGGATTCCATTATATTATTTTGTGAAACAGAAAGAAGTAAAGACATAA
- a CDS encoding beta-L-arabinofuranosidase domain-containing protein produces the protein MKSYKVFLRFILIVTILSKGGSTVQAQSGDQILDGIGETGMIARYVFDGNLKDWSRNNLHAIAGRDVSFINDKRFGKVLSLSGEKNDFIQIPADALTDMESLSISGWVYLRSEKKDQVFFDFGKDVHKHFFAAPFGTNLQDGFQSLITAGKNNQKGAVSPALLLNKWVYLTIVVDIPAKKMMTYVDAVPVGESQQIPRELTEVFGSSGDKNKLYIGKSLLAGSPTLDGMLHDFRIYRVPLSKNQLTGIYTNSQRGVSNRSVNVTKVEDNLPEFPLTQTQLYNAYLVAVPDVQVETALGDLPRLPSYVKGIYKEEMVGPKVRVLWPSPNDNSTVLEAGRYTITGRVPGTNLQPKAIVTVKGGNKTTAPRLKLAAFDLSQVSLQADAQNQETKFIENRNKFIKTLAATDPNSFLYMFRDAFGKPQPEGAKPLGVWDSQDTKLRGHATGHYLTAIAQAYASTGYDKTLQANFAEKMTYMVNTLYELAQLSGKPQQAGAVAVADPTAVPYGPGRSTYDSDLSHEGIRTDYWNWGLGYISAYPPDQFIMLEKGAKYGGQKTQVWAPYYTLHKILAGLIDIYEVSGNEKALQVATGMADWVHARLSQLPKDTLIKVWNTYIAGEFGGMNETMAHLYRITHKDHYLKTAQLFDNIDMFFGNAQHTHGLAKNVDTFRGLHANQHIPQIVGSIELYQVSNLPEYYRVADNFWYKAVNDYMYSIGGVAGARNPANAEVFTAEPATLYENGFSEGGQNETCATYNMLKLTSNLFLFDQRAEYMDYYERGLYNHILASVAENTPANTYHVPLRPGAIKQFGNPNMTGFTCCNGTAIESSTKLQNSIYFKSKDDQALYVNLFIPSTLEWTERQVTVVQKTSFPKQDETELTIKGNGKFDLHVRVPSWATKGFYVTINGKDQKVKAEPGTYLKLSRNWKNGDRITLKMPFQFHLDPVMDQQNIASLFYGPILLAAQESEARKDWRKVTLDAKDISKSITGDPQRLAFKIDGVDFKPFYDTYGRHSVYLDVTLK, from the coding sequence ATGAAAAGTTATAAAGTTTTTTTACGTTTTATCCTCATTGTCACGATACTATCTAAAGGGGGCAGCACAGTGCAGGCGCAAAGTGGTGATCAGATATTGGATGGAATCGGAGAAACGGGAATGATCGCACGATATGTATTTGATGGAAATCTGAAAGATTGGTCTCGGAATAATTTGCATGCTATAGCTGGTCGGGATGTTTCATTTATCAATGACAAGCGGTTTGGAAAAGTGCTGTCACTATCGGGTGAGAAAAATGATTTTATCCAAATCCCTGCTGACGCACTAACCGATATGGAGTCGTTGAGTATTTCGGGCTGGGTGTATCTTCGTTCGGAAAAAAAAGATCAAGTTTTTTTTGACTTTGGAAAGGATGTGCATAAACATTTCTTTGCCGCTCCTTTTGGAACAAACCTTCAAGATGGTTTTCAAAGTTTAATTACTGCAGGCAAAAATAATCAAAAAGGTGCTGTTTCTCCAGCATTACTGTTGAATAAGTGGGTTTACTTGACCATTGTGGTGGATATTCCAGCTAAGAAGATGATGACTTATGTGGATGCTGTGCCTGTTGGTGAATCGCAGCAGATCCCGCGTGAGTTGACCGAAGTGTTTGGATCATCCGGCGATAAGAATAAGTTGTATATTGGAAAATCACTGCTGGCAGGATCGCCGACATTGGATGGTATGTTGCATGATTTTCGGATCTATCGTGTTCCGTTAAGTAAAAATCAGCTTACTGGAATTTATACCAATTCGCAACGTGGAGTAAGTAATCGCTCCGTAAATGTGACCAAAGTGGAGGATAACTTACCTGAGTTTCCATTGACCCAAACGCAACTCTATAATGCTTACTTAGTTGCTGTGCCAGATGTGCAGGTGGAAACAGCATTGGGAGATTTACCACGTTTACCAAGTTATGTAAAGGGAATATATAAAGAGGAGATGGTTGGCCCTAAAGTCAGGGTATTGTGGCCTTCGCCAAACGACAACAGTACGGTCTTGGAAGCTGGCCGATATACGATTACAGGACGAGTTCCCGGAACAAATTTACAGCCTAAAGCGATCGTAACTGTTAAGGGGGGCAATAAGACTACTGCACCACGTTTGAAATTAGCAGCTTTTGATCTTAGTCAGGTTTCCTTGCAAGCTGATGCGCAAAATCAAGAAACAAAATTTATTGAAAATCGGAATAAATTTATCAAGACCTTGGCGGCCACTGATCCCAATTCTTTTCTCTATATGTTTCGTGATGCATTTGGTAAACCGCAGCCTGAAGGGGCTAAACCTTTAGGGGTATGGGATAGTCAGGACACCAAACTTAGAGGACATGCAACAGGTCACTATTTGACGGCTATCGCACAGGCTTATGCAAGTACGGGATATGATAAAACTTTGCAGGCAAATTTCGCAGAGAAAATGACCTATATGGTCAATACGCTTTACGAACTGGCACAATTGTCGGGTAAACCGCAGCAAGCAGGAGCTGTGGCAGTGGCGGATCCGACAGCTGTACCTTATGGTCCGGGCAGATCAACCTATGACTCGGATCTGAGCCACGAAGGTATCCGTACGGATTATTGGAATTGGGGTTTAGGCTATATCAGCGCGTATCCGCCCGATCAATTTATAATGTTGGAAAAGGGTGCGAAATACGGGGGGCAGAAAACGCAAGTCTGGGCTCCTTACTATACCTTGCATAAAATTTTGGCCGGATTAATTGATATCTATGAAGTAAGTGGCAATGAAAAGGCCCTTCAAGTGGCAACAGGAATGGCAGACTGGGTGCATGCGCGTCTTAGTCAATTGCCTAAAGATACGCTGATAAAAGTATGGAATACATACATAGCTGGCGAATTTGGAGGAATGAATGAGACAATGGCACATCTGTACCGCATCACCCATAAGGACCATTATTTGAAGACAGCGCAATTGTTTGATAATATCGATATGTTCTTTGGCAATGCGCAGCATACACATGGATTGGCGAAAAATGTCGATACTTTTCGTGGGTTGCATGCCAATCAGCATATTCCACAAATTGTGGGTAGTATCGAGCTATATCAGGTGTCCAATCTTCCGGAATACTATCGGGTAGCAGACAATTTTTGGTACAAAGCTGTCAATGATTACATGTACAGCATAGGTGGCGTTGCCGGTGCGCGCAATCCGGCCAATGCAGAGGTGTTTACCGCAGAACCAGCCACCTTATATGAAAATGGTTTTTCCGAAGGTGGACAGAATGAAACCTGTGCGACCTATAATATGCTTAAATTAACGAGCAACTTGTTTCTTTTTGATCAACGCGCCGAATATATGGATTACTACGAACGCGGATTGTATAACCATATTTTGGCTTCTGTTGCCGAAAATACCCCGGCCAATACGTACCATGTACCGTTAAGGCCCGGTGCGATCAAGCAATTTGGTAATCCCAATATGACGGGCTTTACCTGTTGTAATGGTACCGCAATTGAAAGTAGTACCAAATTGCAAAATAGTATTTATTTTAAAAGCAAGGATGATCAGGCTTTATATGTCAATCTATTTATTCCTTCTACTTTGGAATGGACTGAACGTCAAGTGACCGTAGTGCAGAAAACGAGCTTTCCAAAACAAGACGAGACTGAGCTGACCATAAAAGGGAACGGCAAATTTGATCTTCATGTCCGTGTACCGAGTTGGGCAACCAAAGGATTTTATGTAACGATCAACGGTAAAGATCAAAAAGTAAAGGCAGAGCCGGGTACTTATTTGAAATTGAGCCGCAACTGGAAGAATGGCGATCGCATTACGCTGAAAATGCCTTTCCAATTTCATTTAGATCCGGTCATGGATCAACAGAATATTGCCAGCTTATTTTATGGTCCGATCTTGTTAGCGGCTCAAGAATCCGAGGCGAGAAAAGATTGGCGTAAAGTGACGCTGGATGCGAAAGATATCAGCAAGTCTATTACCGGCGACCCACAACGTTTAGCGTTCAAGATCGATGGGGTTGATTTTAAACCATTCTATGATACCTATGGACGACACTCGGTTTATCTGGATGTCACATTGAAATAA
- a CDS encoding prolyl oligopeptidase family serine peptidase yields the protein MKLTLTAVLVLLLQLTTMAQGTLADYKRAKEIRSSFGKVYQVPQQIIWSEKGDSFCYWVNQKNGTRSLYLVDALNRKKSATDVAVIEKQLSAQLSKEVKLSVLWGRDLKVLTANEVEFTEEKVVWKWNATENKLSKTRDIAMTGADRRSGGYWGARWDDSKGESVDSPDKLYTAYIKNSNVYSSKKGDAKSERQLTFDGSPGEYYSARILWSNDSKKLAASKVRKAEIRQLTLLESSPTDQLQPKLQTRDYNKPGDALSQYYPTIIDVIGGRVITVDPAQVANQFSLSALVWKADNSGITFEYNQRGHQRYDVMELSAVDGKTKTIISERSATFIDYSGKKYRNDLKKTADIIWASERDGWNHLYLFDAKTGTLKQQITKGNWVVRKVVNVDEDNKKIIFEASGMNKDEDPYLIHYYAIGFDGKGLKELTPEPANHQATFNPDHSLFVDLYSRVDEAPQTVLRRVADGQVVMNLEQADISDLEATAWRKPEVFKSLARDGKTEIWGIIVRPRNFDPNKKYPVIEYIYAGPHSAFVPKSFSANPSGLAELAELGFIVVQIDGMGTSNRSKAFQDVAWKNLKDAGFPDRIAWMKAAALKYPSMDIEKVGIYGTSAGGQSSAGALLFHPEFYKVGVSSCGCHDNRMDKIWWNEQWMGWPIGPEYAACSNIENAYRLEGKLLLIVGELDDNVDPASTYQFVNQLIKHGKDHDFIMVPGMGHASGGDFGEKKRRDYFVKHLLGVEPPAWNTY from the coding sequence ATGAAGTTAACATTAACGGCTGTTTTAGTGCTGCTATTACAGCTTACGACAATGGCACAGGGGACATTGGCGGATTATAAACGGGCCAAAGAGATCAGAAGCTCATTCGGCAAGGTCTATCAAGTGCCGCAACAGATTATTTGGTCTGAAAAAGGAGATAGTTTTTGCTATTGGGTGAATCAGAAAAACGGTACGAGAAGCTTGTATCTGGTGGATGCGCTTAACAGAAAAAAAAGTGCTACCGATGTTGCTGTGATTGAAAAACAGCTATCCGCTCAGCTGAGTAAAGAAGTGAAATTAAGCGTTTTGTGGGGAAGGGATCTGAAAGTGTTGACGGCAAACGAGGTGGAGTTTACGGAAGAGAAAGTAGTGTGGAAGTGGAATGCGACGGAAAATAAGCTGAGCAAAACGCGAGATATCGCAATGACAGGTGCTGACCGTAGATCAGGTGGCTACTGGGGAGCACGCTGGGATGATAGTAAAGGTGAATCTGTAGATTCGCCCGATAAGTTATATACTGCTTATATTAAAAATAGTAATGTATATAGCAGTAAAAAAGGGGATGCGAAAAGTGAGCGGCAGTTGACTTTTGATGGCAGTCCCGGGGAATATTATAGCGCCCGTATCCTATGGTCCAATGATTCAAAAAAATTGGCTGCTTCAAAAGTGAGGAAGGCTGAAATCAGACAATTGACTTTATTGGAGTCTTCGCCGACAGATCAATTGCAACCTAAATTACAGACCAGAGACTATAATAAACCTGGAGATGCTTTGTCACAATATTATCCAACGATTATTGATGTCATCGGGGGGCGGGTGATAACGGTAGATCCTGCTCAGGTAGCGAATCAGTTTTCATTGTCTGCACTGGTATGGAAGGCGGATAATAGTGGAATCACATTTGAATATAACCAGCGTGGCCATCAACGGTACGATGTGATGGAATTGAGTGCTGTGGACGGAAAAACGAAAACCATTATTTCAGAACGCAGTGCTACATTTATTGATTATAGCGGAAAGAAATACCGCAATGATCTCAAAAAAACAGCGGACATCATTTGGGCTTCGGAACGTGATGGATGGAATCATCTGTATCTATTTGATGCTAAAACGGGGACATTGAAACAGCAGATTACCAAAGGAAATTGGGTGGTGCGTAAAGTTGTCAACGTGGATGAGGATAACAAAAAGATTATTTTCGAGGCAAGTGGCATGAATAAGGATGAGGATCCGTATCTAATCCATTATTATGCAATTGGTTTTGATGGCAAGGGCTTGAAAGAACTTACTCCGGAACCAGCCAATCATCAGGCAACATTTAATCCTGATCATTCTTTATTTGTCGATCTATACTCTCGCGTTGACGAGGCTCCGCAGACCGTATTACGTCGGGTAGCTGACGGACAGGTCGTCATGAATCTGGAACAAGCAGATATTTCGGATTTGGAGGCTACGGCATGGCGCAAACCTGAAGTGTTTAAGTCGCTTGCTAGAGATGGTAAAACAGAGATCTGGGGTATTATTGTCCGTCCACGAAATTTTGATCCGAATAAAAAATATCCTGTAATCGAATATATCTATGCAGGCCCACATAGCGCCTTTGTTCCGAAATCATTTTCAGCTAATCCTTCGGGACTCGCCGAGCTTGCTGAACTGGGGTTTATCGTGGTGCAGATTGACGGAATGGGAACATCTAATCGCTCGAAAGCATTTCAAGATGTGGCCTGGAAAAATCTAAAAGATGCAGGTTTTCCCGATCGCATTGCCTGGATGAAGGCTGCCGCGCTTAAATATCCATCTATGGACATCGAAAAAGTCGGTATTTATGGTACTTCTGCCGGAGGACAGTCTTCTGCTGGCGCTCTTTTGTTTCACCCTGAATTTTATAAGGTAGGGGTTTCATCTTGTGGCTGTCACGATAACCGTATGGATAAAATATGGTGGAATGAACAATGGATGGGCTGGCCAATAGGACCTGAATATGCCGCTTGTTCTAATATCGAAAATGCGTATAGATTAGAAGGGAAGTTGCTATTGATCGTGGGTGAATTGGATGATAATGTGGATCCTGCCTCGACTTACCAGTTTGTCAATCAGTTGATCAAACATGGTAAAGATCATGATTTCATTATGGTTCCGGGAATGGGACATGCTTCTGGTGGTGATTTTGGAGAAAAGAAACGTCGCGATTATTTCGTGAAACACTTGCTCGGGGTAGAGCCCCCGGCTTGGAATACTTATTAA